The following DNA comes from Rhinolophus ferrumequinum isolate MPI-CBG mRhiFer1 chromosome 15 unlocalized genomic scaffold, mRhiFer1_v1.p scaffold_54_arrow_ctg1_1, whole genome shotgun sequence.
TGCAGTATATTATTTATCGGCCCTTtctttgtgccaggccctgtgaaAGACACTGCCCTCAGAAAGCTCAGCTGGAAGAAGAGACAGCCCGGGAAGCAAATGTGGACAATGGAAGGGCCTGTAAAAGATGCTGAAaaaatttcacagaagaggaagagcCCTTTGAAGGATGAAGAGGTACAGAAGGAACACCTCAATCTGGGCAGAGTCAAGGATGGGGCCACTCAGTGAGGGCGAGTTAATAATGGGGTGATGAAGCCAGAGGGGAAGGCTTTGGGTGCCGGCTCTGACTTGATTCTGAGGTCACTGGGGAGCCCCTAAAAGGTTTCAAGCAGGGGAACACCTTGGCCAGGATTCTGAAGGAAGGTCTCTCTGGCAGTGTTGTCCAAAGACCCGAAGTCTTTTTAACAATTgcaaaattgcaaaataaatcaaTTGACAAATCAAATAATCCATTGCATGAGCTGGCAAAGAAAATTGATGCCCCCTGCCACCTCCAGTCCTGTTATGGCTTTTGGTcctaggattcttttttttttttttttaaaccatcccTGTCAAAGCCTTCATCTCATTTGCTGGAGAGACtaccctgcttccttcctctctgcctaCACCCCACCTCCCACAAGGGTGATGTGGCTACAGTGGAACTTTGGGGAAAAGTTGTGCAAAGAACGGGTTGAAGCTTCCTATAAGGATGGATGGGCAAAGGGATCCAGGTGAGGACCCCAGGTGTCTTTGGTGTTGGCTTCCCCCACCTCTCCGGGCCAGTTAGAACATCTGAGCCTCCTACATAACCCGCCCCCTTGTTTGCTGCGCTCAACTTCCTGCCCCAtcagaggaagtggggagagacGGCAGGTACAGCAACAGCTAGCGGGGCCATGGTGAGTCCTTACGCCCAGGAATCCAGGCATCTCTGCACCCCCGTCCCCAGCCCCAGGGTCACCAGGCCCAGGTCTACCCACAGTGGACTGAGATCAGGTTCTACGGGGGCCCTTTCTGCCACTCCCAGGAGCCTCACACTGTCTGCCCCCCCCACCAACAGGACAAGGAGTATGTGGGTTTTGCAGCCCTCCCCAACCAGCTGCACCGCAAGTCTGTCAAGAAGGGCTTCGACTTCACACTCATGGTGGCAGGTCTGGGAGTTTTGGAGAGGGGACTGGTGTGGGTCCTCAAGAGACCCTGGCTGTCCCCTCACCTGACCAGGGGGACCTGGTCTGTCCACAGGGGAGTCAGGCCTGGGGAAGTCCACCCTCGTCAATAGCCTGTTTCTCACCAACCTCTATGCGGATCGGCAACTGCCAGAGGCCAGTGGTAAGACCTTCCCCAGCCTCTCCAGGCACCCTGCCCCGCTCCGATATCCCCAGAtgattctcttcctttctatctGGGTCTCCCAGGACTTTCTGGGTGACTCGGGCAGCTCACTGTTGGTCTCTgagattctgctgaaaaattgGTGGGGGCAACTGTGATGCTGAGAAAGGCAGCTCGTCCCACCTCAGACCCCTATCCAGTTCTCTGACCTCCTCCTGTCCCCGTAGCTCGCTTGACTCAAACGCTGACCATCGAGCGGCGGGGTGTGGAGATCGAGGAGGGAGGTATTAAGGTGAAGCTGACCCTGGTGGACACCCCTGGCTTTGGGGACTCAGTGGATTGCTCAGACTGGtgaggagtgggggaagggatgaGAGCTCAGGCCAAACGTGGCTGCTCTGTGGAGACTGAGGGCTCAGGTACAGGGCTGGTCTGCCCTTGCCTCCCACCCACCCTGACCCAAAGGCGGGGCCTGCGTGGTGGCCACGTGGCCCCAAGTGCCCTGTGCTTCCCGACTTGTCACCTATGCCCCTGCCAGTTTTCACGGATTTCTTTGGTTGGAGCCCAAGAAACTACTTGCCACCCACGCCCAGTCCTGGCTAGCCTTCCCCGTTCCCTGCCACGTGTCCCCTGATCTCTGACCACACgctctctcctctgtccccaccccagctgGTTGCCCGTGGTCCGTTTTATTGAGGAGCAATTTGAACAGTACCTGAGGGATGAGAGTGGCCTGAACCGGAAGAACATCCAGGATTCCCGAGTCCATTGCTGCCTCTACTTCATCTCACCTTTTGGCCGGGGGTCTGGGAGGACACCCTGGGGGTTGGGGCATTTGGGAAGGGTGTGGAGGGAGTGTCTCTGTACCCCGAGACCAAGCCCTGGCCAATCCCTGGGTGCAGGCTCCGGCCCCTGGATGTGGCGTTCCTCCGGGCGGTGCACGAGAAGGTCAATATCATCCCCGTCATTGGCAAAGCGGATGCCCTGATGCCTAAGGAAACCCAGGCCCTCAAGCAGAAGGTGTGTGTGGGGATCGCTGACCTTCGGCCCCACGTGAAGCCTGAAGTCATGATCAAACTTGAGCTCAGCCTTGACGTCTCTGATCTGGGGGTGGAGGGACGTTTGGGAGCATGATGTGCAAGGCTAGACTAGGGGAAGGTGGCGAAGTAAGCCGCCTGAAGGAGCCCAAATCTCTGGAGGCTCAGAATGGACTCCCTGGGCTGGAGGCTGGGCTGAGAACTGCCTGAGGGGCCGGGCATAGACAGCCATGGTTCCAGATCGCCCTTGGCCCCAGGACGCTCACGACCCCCACCCTCCAGTGACTTCAGAGGCCTCCCCTGCTGTGTCTGCTTCTGTCTATCTCCTGGGATTTTGGTTATCTGCCTCCTCTTAGCTCTCTCCCTGTGAAGGTGTCTGTTTCCATCATCTGTCACTCTATCTCTCACTGTGTCTGCGTCTGTCTCCTCCGAGATCCGGGACCAGCTGAAGGAGGAGGAGATCAACATCTATCAGTTCCCCGACTGTGACTCCGACGAGGATGAAGACTTCAAAAGACAGGATGCGGAGATGAAGGTGCGGCGGcagaggagggggcggggaggggggaggcgGGCGCGGAGGCGGGGCTGAGAAGGTTTCCGCCCACCAGGGGCCCCCGCTGATCCCTAACTCCCGCCCTCTAGGAAAGCATTCCTTTCGCAGTTGTGGGTTCCTGCGAGGTAGTGAGGGACGGCGGGACGCGACCCGTGAGGGGACGCCACTACTCCTGGGGTACCGTGGAGGGTGAGTACGGCGGGGCAAGCGTTCTGAGACCCGCAGGGAGCCCAGGCCGCCTCCATGTCAACCGCACCCGATTTGTGACGTGGGGTCGAGCTCTGGTCTCGGAGGTCCTAGGAGTCAAAGGAGGGGTCCTTGGGCTGCAGACCGCCAGACGGCAGGCCGCCTGCCGTTGGGGCTGCACCGGAAGCTCCCTGACACTCGCGGGTCCGCCCCGTCCCCCCAGTGGAGAACCCACATCACTGCGATTTCCTGAACCTGCGACGGATGTTGGTGCAGACACACCTgcaagacctgaaggaggtgacgCACGACCTGCTCTACGAGGGCTACCGGGCCCGCTGCCTCCAGAGCCTGGCCCGGCCTGGGGCACGCGATCGAGCCAGCCGCAGGTGAGGGACGAAGCTGACTCCCAGGTGCTCCCAAGGCCGGGTCCTCACCATCCAGACCTCATTCCCAGTCTTTTCCCACCTACTTTGCTTACGGCCGTAACCTCAAGGACACGGCCCCGCCTCCTAGAGCCCAACGTCGTCCCCGGTCCCGCCTCCTGGTCGTGACGTACACTTTGGGTCCCGCCTTTGATTCTTGccccttttccccaccccctAGTAAACTCTCCCGCCAGAGCGCTACCGAGATCCCGCTGCCAATGCTGCCACTGGCCGACACGGAGAAGTTGATCCGCGAGAAAGACGAAGAGGTGAGCAAGCGCCTCGCCTCCCCACACCAGGGCCCCCAGTCCCCTTTGAAGTCCCTCCCCGGCCTCGCCCGGCCCCATCGCCGCAATCATGCCCCGCACAGCTGCGCCGCATGCAAGAGATGCTGGAGAAGATGCAGGCGCAAATGCAGCAGAGCCAGGCTCCGGGCGAGCAGTCGGACGCGCTCTGAGGCCCTCGCGGGAGCCCTGCTTCACCTCGGCCCCGCCTACGGCCCATCTCCTGTCCAATCCCGGAACCCCAGGCTGCCCAGCGCCGAATCCCGGAGCTCCAGCCGGTAAAGCCGGCCCTTGAACAGGTTCCCCTGCATCCTTGAGTTTGTAGCCCCTCCTTTGTCTCCGCCCTTAGCTTCCAGCCCCGCCCCTGACCATCCCAGTCCCGCCTCTACACCGGAGCAGTGTCTTCAATAAAAACTAAGTTTCCCTGAGGCCACGCGAGTCATCTCTTTCCCAGCGGGTGGAGCCGCCCCACCCAGGCCTCCAGACCTATTCAAGCACGTTGGGCACTCGCTTTGTGCCTGGCAGTGTTTCAGCCCTGCCTCCCACCGGAGCCCCTCACACAAACACCCAAGGCGCCGCCCATAAGAAACAAAGACCGGTTCAATTTTATTTGAAGTCGGGGTGGAGGTCGGACTGGCTGGAAGGCGTCGGCCAGCGGAGGCCTGAAAGGGTCCCCTACTCCTGGTCCTTGGCGTCGCCATGCGTGATGACGTAGCAGATGTTCTTGTAGTCTACGTTGCCGCTCACGTCGGGAGGGAAAGCCGCCCACATGTTCTTGATCTGAGCAGATTGCAAGATTGTGTCTCCTACCGGTTCCTTCGATGCGCTCCCCGCTCCCTCCGCgtctcctgggcccctcccccactcacctcTTCCTGGGAGAAGCGGTCGCACTGTGTGGTAAGCAGCTCCTCCAAGCTGGAAGAGGTGACATGCAGGGAGTTGAGACGACGTCGTGAGTCCTTTCCACTCTCCCGCCTCCTCCTTGTTGCCATTCCAGTCTTGCTTTGAAAACCGGGGTCCCTCTAGATCCCTCCATTGATCTCCCAAACACTGTGGCTACCCTGCTTGTGCCCTTTCCCTGGTATATGCTGGGAAAATGTAACCCTGTCTCCATTCCCACAGTCCTACCTTCTCCCTTACCCTGGCAGTGCCTAACCCTCGGTAGGCATTTAAAGAAGCTTTCTGGGGGTCACTTACAACTGCTTCTTGATGGTGCCCTTCCCCTCGGGATCCAGCACCTTGAAGGCTCCGGTGATCACGTCCTCGGGGTCCGCACCTGGGGGTCAGAGGACATATGAAAGCTGCCCTGACAGGCCTGTCCCGGAAAGGTGTGGGAAGGGACCGCTGGGAACTTGGACTGAGGACACTTGATTCACCTTTGAGTTTCTCCCCAAACATGGTCAAGAAGACGGTAAAGTTGATGGGACCGCTGGCTTCCTTCATCATGGCATCTAGCTCCTCATTCTTCACATTGAGGCGCCCTGAAGCAGGGTGGGGGAAGCGTAGGCTGGAGTGGGGTCCTGGGACCAGTGGGTGATGCTTCTCATACATTCAGATCATCCTACCCATTTTTCGTCTGGGTAGGCTGAGGCCCAGGGTGGAGCCAGCAGGGTTGGAACCCAGGCTTCTGAATTCCCAGGACTGTAGCCTTGGACCTttatgggtggggtggggggctcacCCATGGCTGCAAAGGTGTCCCGCAGGTCTTCCTTATCGATAATGCCATCACGGTTCTGGTCGATTACCGTGAAGGCCTGTGGAGGGCAGAGGCGGGAGGAGTTAGGTCCCACAAGGCCAGGCTTTAACATCCAGGCAGATCAGATTCTGGCCCCTGGCCAGCTGTCCTCTTACACCCCAAGCAGGGAGAGGAGCAAGGAATTCTaaactcttcccctccccctaaaACAGGTGCGcattgggggggggaggggcagctgggggtGCCTTTGGCATGCCTTCAGTCTCCTCTTTCCCCTCACTCACCTCCTTGAACTCCTGGATCTGAGTCTGGTCAAACATTGAGAAGACATTGGAGCTTCCGCCCTCTGCCACTGCCCTTCTCTTGGCCTTCTTGGGTGCCTGGGGGGTGAGGATTGGGCAAAGAGCTCCATGGGCCAGATTCTACTACTCTCTGGAGGCAATGGATTAGATTCAGGTTCTTTGAGTCCATTCTTCTAAAGCAACTCTTCTGGCTCTAGTCTTCCCCCGTTTTATGACCTCTTTGCTGAGAGGGCTTGCTTCAGTAGCATCCGCAAATTCCTATCTGTAGCCCTGGAGACTCATCCGTCTATCCTACCCCACAAATGGAAGGTCCCTCCCCTTTTCAGAGCCCTGAGCTGGCCTCCTCTGAGCCTAGATTAGCCGTATGATCCTGATCCACTCGTTCATCCTATATGAATGTctactttctcatttgtaaagtgggagtAGGAATCCTTGCCTGGCTGGTTGCAGAGGGTTTTAGGAAGAGGGAGTGCAGGAAGATATGGAACATGCTTTGAGAAGGACGGGGCTCCTGTGAATGGAGCGTCTGAGCAGATTCTCCTGGGCTGGGTCCTTCAGGTCATCATGCTCTATGCTCCCCATGAGTGGTACCGAGAATGGGAGGATTCATCTTTCTTCCTCTGATGGACTGGCAACTAGCTACCTTCTTTAAAAGGGTGAGGCTTCCCTGAGGTCTGAGGGATgtgggcaggagctgggggaTTCTCACTCACCATGTTGTCAGTCTCCTGGGGACCAGGCTGTGGCTCTGGATGGAAAGGAGTGAGACAGTCAGCCTGTGGCAGTCCCTCTGGGGTTATATAGTCCTGCCCCAGGGAGCCCTTAACATACCAAGGTAACCTTAGCCCTGCGGGTACCCATCCCAGATACCAAAATAGCCCGGCTCAGGGCCTCTCCTTTCTTGGAGGGCCTGCAGCAGCTGGAGtccaggaagggaggggaggaaggagcgAGTCTTGGGATGCATGTCTCACTAGGGCTTGGTCAGGAAGGGatgttctttctctcttaagGGGGCTGGAATGTGTCAGAGTTCAGAGAGGGCCCAAGCCAGGGTACAGTGCTGGAAGACAGATGAACCAAGGCCCCTGCATTCCTGAGTGGGGTGGGCCCAGATTAAAACCCagtatatttattgagcacctacagtgTGATGGGTGCACTTTGGCAAACACAACCCCTCTCCCATGTGGAGTTCACGGtcaagtgtgtgtatgtgtgggggtaGTGGCAGAGTTTAAAGGTGGGAGAGAACTGTCTGAGGAACCTGAAGGACCAGGAAGGTCTTCTACATCCCCTTCAAGAAGAGGGAGGCTTTTGTGAGGAAAGCTGCAGAGGTATGAATAGATTAGACAGCCTGGCGCAGAGAGCATGGTCTGTGATCTTGCGCTTTGTGTTTCAATtccctgggccttggtttccccctATATACCATGAGAATGTAATTCCCATCCCACGAAACTTGTGGATGTGAATACTACTTGGAAACACTTTAGTGAAATACAACCGTAATTAATATTTAGGCCCTGCCTGGGTGGAACTTAACAGTCCAACCATGGAGACAggataaatacagaaaatgacaGAAGTAGAGGGCATAGCAGTCCTGTCAGGGACCATGGGAACGGCAATGAGGCCAGTAGAAGTGTCAGGTGAGAGTGAGGAGCAGGTGTGCTAAACAGAGGGCGTGGATGGGCAAAGGTCTGGAGAAGCTTTCAGGCTGCCAGAATTGTGACGGGGCTTGAGCAGAGGATGTAAGGGGCTAGAAACCAGGCACTGGAGGGCCTTCAGTGCCAGGCTGAGGGCTGAGAACTTGGGAGCCTTGGAAAGGTTTGAAATGAGAAAGGCATGGTCTAGTGTGAGTCTATGATCATTTCTTTGGATACTGGTGTGGAAGTTAGCACTCAGAGGAAAGGAGTCAGAGACACCGAAACGAGTTGGTCACCTCCTCTCGGTCGCCTGGGATGGTCCATGACTATCCATTTGGGGCAAGAGCCAGCTGGGctgactgtgtgactttgaggtcccctctcccatctgcctAGTGCCCCAGTCCCCTCCATACAGTGGATGTCTGGGGCAATAGTGGCTGAGGAAACCCCAGGAGGCCCAAGGTTGACAGTGACACCCATCTCCTCCTGCCCCCTCTAGGACCTGATGTCCTGCCCCTTGCCCTCCTCCAGCCTCGTGCCAATGCCtctaagacattttcttttctgggcaCTGGGGCCCAGACACCTGTTGTCTCTaagaagagagaaggagccaTCCTAAACTTAGCAGCTGCCCTTGGCCCCCTGActggcccctccctgcctctttcGACAGCTGCCTCACCTTATAAGGTTACCGTGGGGGTCTACGCCCAGGGAGGAACCCACTTCTTACTGGGTtctgggagaagaggaaaactCCGGAGACAGGGATGTGGGAAGTGTTCAGGAAGCTTGGATCCACTGGAGAGTGGGGAAGTTGAGGAGACCAGCAGTGAATGGGAATTCACAGGATCTGTGTCTGAGGAGCGTCTGAGAACTCAGAAACCAAGGAGAAACTGGGAAGTTGGGAGTTAGGCACAACTGAGATTTCAGGATGGCGGACTCTGTATGGAAATCAGGGCCGTCTAACCCCGGGGCTCAGGGGGATGGGAGTCAGAGAGAGAAGGGGCTCATAAAGTTAGGACTTTGAGGTCTAGGATAGCCTAGGGAGCTCATAGGATTGGGGTCTGGTTTCTTAGCAGAAAATGAGCACACAGAGGTGTGGCAATGAGGGGATGGGTGTTGATGGAATGTGTCTTGGATCCCAGAAGACTAAGAACACAGACATGAGAGTTCATGGTATTGAGAATTCATGGTTTGGGGTCTGGGATCCCTACTAGAACGGGGCACACTCAGATGAGATCTGAGGAATTGGAACCTGGATTCCGGGGAGGAACTCAGATAAATGGGAGCTGAGGAGAGGAACCTGGAACTTGGGATTCTGGGAGGAAATGGTGGATCCAGAGAGATGGGTCATTTAGAAGATTTGGGGGCTCTGGTTACAGTCACCTGGGCTTGAAGTGTTGGAATTGGTTGCGGACCGGGATGAGAATCAGAGTGGAGGTTGAGAACACTGGATTTGTGATAGAGCTTGATCTCACAAACCACCAGAGTGGGGGAGTTCAGGAGCTGGATGGAGTGGAGGCGCTCAGAAGCGCGGCGCTCTTATTGGCTAAGGGCTACACTAATGCCCCCGGCCCCCGTCCTTTCCCCGCGCTGTCCCCAACTGTCACCCCACCTCCCGCGCTTGTCTCCAGTTGTCACAGACATCCCTGGGCTGGCACCGCCTGCTGGCAGCATCCCTTGGGTGCTGCCATTGGCTGAGACAGCTGTCTATTTTCCTCCCTTTGCTAAAGTAAGAGAAAGCCCTCGTTGGCTGATTAGGCTAATTAATCGCAAATTTGacgccctcacccccacccctcagctgtcattcattccttcctgaCCTTCTTGGGAGGCCTAAAGAATTCCTCAGCTCTTTCTATTGACTGCGGATTCTGTCTGTCACCTCCCAAATACACGTCACTACCAAGTTGACCTCCGCCTACTCTCCTTTGCATTGGCTCCTTTTTTTATCGTTCCTATTAGGCAGACCCGCCTCTTCTCGCACAGCACCCGCCTCCTTCCGCGGTCGTTCACTCTTCCGTCATTTTTATTGGCCGGGAGGGTCAGTTTCCTGCTTTTCTATTCGTTAGTTCCTTCGCCGTCACTCGCCCTCTCATTAGTCTTCCAGTTCTCCGCCTTCTCCGTTTCCTCTTTCAGCGGACCcgcctccttcccacctccaaccccacccACTCTTCCCACGATTGGCAGAAACCCAGTTCCCTGTCTCCTATTATTCGTCCAAGCCCTCCGACGAGGCGGGAGCAAAAAGGAGCGCGATGACACCGCCGGCGCGCAGGCGTGAAAGGCCGAAACGCTGGCCGCTTAGCCGGCACCCGGGCCTATGCGCAGGCGCGAGGTCGGCCGCTCACCCCAagcgggagggagggggcggcggCGAGACGGCGCTGAGGGTGAGGGGGCGCCAGCGAGACCCCGGAGCCAGGCGCCCGGGCCCCCAGCCCCGCCTCCACGCGCCCGGTGGTCGCCCGCGCTCCGCTCCGGCCCCCGGCGCGCGCCGGGCCGcgcccttcaccttctccccttcGTCGGCCGGCTGCGCGGAGCGGCCTGAGGGGCGGCGCCTTCTGCGGCCGTCCCAGCGGGGGGATGTGAGAGGCGGCCCGCGGCCATGGAGACGGGCCCGGCGCCCCTGGTGGCCCCGCCGCGCCGTCATGGCGCCCCCGCGGCCCCCTCGCCGCCGCCCCGCGGCTCCCGGGCCGGGCCCTTCCTGGTGGTGGCCCCGGGGCCTGCAGTGACCACGGCCACTTCGGCCCCCGTCACCCTGGTGGCCCCCGGGGAGGCGCGGCCCGCTTGGGTACTGGGGCCGGCCCCGGCCCCGACCCAGACctcggccccggccccggccccgacGGTCACGGGCAGCACGGTAGTGATGCTGACTCTGGAGGCCTCACCTGAAGCCCCGAGGGCGCAGGTCTCCTCCGACCCCGAGCCCCCGGTGTCCGCTGCAGGGGAGACGTCGATGGCTCTGACCCCAGGGGCAGACTCTCCGAAGACGGAGAAGGCGAGCACCTCATCCACCCCTGGACCAGGGACCCCCACGGGGACCCCCACCAGGACCCCTTCCAGAACAGCTCCTGGGGCCCTGACCGCCAAACCCCCGGTTGCCCCCAAGCCGGGAACCACAATGGCCTCAGGAGTGACCGCACGGGTTGCAGCGGTGACAGCAGGACAGGTGACAAGTGGACACGGAGCTGCAGCAGCAACATCAGCATCAACAGGACAGGCTCCAGAGGACCCCTCAGGGCCTGGCACCGGCCCTCCAGGGACATGTGAGGCTCCAGTCGCTGCTGTGACGGTCACCCCTGCTCCAGAGCCTGCTGAAAACTCTCAGGACCTCGGCTCCATGTCCAGCCTGGGACCTGGCATCTCGGGGCCTCGAGGGCAGGCCCCGGACACTCTGAGTTACCTGGACTCCGTGAGCCTCATGTCTGGGACCTTGGAGTCCTTGGCGGATGATGTGAGCTCCCTGGGCTCAGATTCGGAGATCAATGGGCTGGCCCTGCGCAAGACGGACAAGTATGGCTTCCTGGGGGGCACCCAGTATTCGGGCAGCCTGTGAGTACCCAGTGGGCACCCAGCGGGACTGCTTCAGGGAGGCAtaggtggggggaagggaaaagaTGCGCTGTGCCCAGATTCTGGCAGCCCAGCCTCCTCTGAGGACCTAGGGGTGATGAGTGGGGGTGGGACACTTGCAAGCCCTACCGTGCG
Coding sequences within:
- the SEPTIN1 gene encoding septin-1 isoform X3 yields the protein MPSETTRSPDNKVEMCYFILPIGNGVQRGHRICPRSHGPVKDTALRKLSWKKRQPGKQMWTMEGPVKDAEKISQKRKSPLKDEEDKEYVGFAALPNQLHRKSVKKGFDFTLMVAGESGLGKSTLVNSLFLTNLYADRQLPEASARLTQTLTIERRGVEIEEGGIKVKLTLVDTPGFGDSVDCSDCWLPVVRFIEEQFEQYLRDESGLNRKNIQDSRVHCCLYFISPFGRGLRPLDVAFLRAVHEKVNIIPVIGKADALMPKETQALKQKIRDQLKEEEINIYQFPDCDSDEDEDFKRQDAEMKESIPFAVVGSCEVVRDGGTRPVRGRHYSWGTVEVENPHHCDFLNLRRMLVQTHLQDLKEVTHDLLYEGYRARCLQSLARPGARDRASRSKLSRQSATEIPLPMLPLADTEKLIREKDEELRRMQEMLEKMQAQMQQSQAPGEQSDAL
- the SEPTIN1 gene encoding septin-1 isoform X5 → MDKEYVGFAALPNQLHRKSVKKGFDFTLMVAGESGLGKSTLVNSLFLTNLYADRQLPEASARLTQTLTIERRGVEIEEGGIKVKLTLVDTPGFGDSVDCSDCWLPVVRFIEEQFEQYLRDESGLNRKNIQDSRVHCCLYFISPFGRGLRPLDVAFLRAVHEKVNIIPVIGKADALMPKETQALKQKIRDQLKEEEINIYQFPDCDSDEDEDFKRQDAEMKESIPFAVVGSCEVVRDGGTRPVRGRHYSWGTVEVENPHHCDFLNLRRMLVQTHLQDLKEVTHDLLYEGYRARCLQSLARPGARDRASRSKLSRQSATEIPLPMLPLADTEKLIREKDEEVSKRLASPHQGPQSPLKSLPGLARPHRRNHAPHSCAACKRCWRRCRRKCSRARLRASSRTRSEALAGALLHLGPAYGPSPVQSRNPRLPSAESRSSSR
- the MYL11 gene encoding myosin regulatory light chain 11, which produces MAPKKAKRRAVAEGGSSNVFSMFDQTQIQEFKEAFTVIDQNRDGIIDKEDLRDTFAAMGRLNVKNEELDAMMKEASGPINFTVFLTMFGEKLKGADPEDVITGAFKVLDPEGKGTIKKQFLEELLTTQCDRFSQEEIKNMWAAFPPDVSGNVDYKNICYVITHGDAKDQE
- the SEPTIN1 gene encoding septin-1 isoform X2, giving the protein MWTMEGPVKDAEKISQKRKSPLKDEEDKEYVGFAALPNQLHRKSVKKGFDFTLMVAGESGLGKSTLVNSLFLTNLYADRQLPEASARLTQTLTIERRGVEIEEGGIKVKLTLVDTPGFGDSVDCSDCWLPVVRFIEEQFEQYLRDESGLNRKNIQDSRVHCCLYFISPFGRGLRPLDVAFLRAVHEKVNIIPVIGKADALMPKETQALKQKIRDQLKEEEINIYQFPDCDSDEDEDFKRQDAEMKESIPFAVVGSCEVVRDGGTRPVRGRHYSWGTVEVENPHHCDFLNLRRMLVQTHLQDLKEVTHDLLYEGYRARCLQSLARPGARDRASRSKLSRQSATEIPLPMLPLADTEKLIREKDEEVSKRLASPHQGPQSPLKSLPGLARPHRRNHAPHSCAACKRCWRRCRRKCSRARLRASSRTRSEALAGALLHLGPAYGPSPVQSRNPRLPSAESRSSSR
- the SEPTIN1 gene encoding septin-1 isoform X1, coding for MPSETTRSPDNKVEMCYFILPIGNGVQRGHRICPRSHGPVKDTALRKLSWKKRQPGKQMWTMEGPVKDAEKISQKRKSPLKDEEDKEYVGFAALPNQLHRKSVKKGFDFTLMVAGESGLGKSTLVNSLFLTNLYADRQLPEASARLTQTLTIERRGVEIEEGGIKVKLTLVDTPGFGDSVDCSDCWLPVVRFIEEQFEQYLRDESGLNRKNIQDSRVHCCLYFISPFGRGLRPLDVAFLRAVHEKVNIIPVIGKADALMPKETQALKQKIRDQLKEEEINIYQFPDCDSDEDEDFKRQDAEMKESIPFAVVGSCEVVRDGGTRPVRGRHYSWGTVEVENPHHCDFLNLRRMLVQTHLQDLKEVTHDLLYEGYRARCLQSLARPGARDRASRSKLSRQSATEIPLPMLPLADTEKLIREKDEEVSKRLASPHQGPQSPLKSLPGLARPHRRNHAPHSCAACKRCWRRCRRKCSRARLRASSRTRSEALAGALLHLGPAYGPSPVQSRNPRLPSAESRSSSR
- the SEPTIN1 gene encoding septin-1 isoform X4 → MGKGIQDKEYVGFAALPNQLHRKSVKKGFDFTLMVAGESGLGKSTLVNSLFLTNLYADRQLPEASARLTQTLTIERRGVEIEEGGIKVKLTLVDTPGFGDSVDCSDCWLPVVRFIEEQFEQYLRDESGLNRKNIQDSRVHCCLYFISPFGRGLRPLDVAFLRAVHEKVNIIPVIGKADALMPKETQALKQKIRDQLKEEEINIYQFPDCDSDEDEDFKRQDAEMKESIPFAVVGSCEVVRDGGTRPVRGRHYSWGTVEVENPHHCDFLNLRRMLVQTHLQDLKEVTHDLLYEGYRARCLQSLARPGARDRASRSKLSRQSATEIPLPMLPLADTEKLIREKDEEVSKRLASPHQGPQSPLKSLPGLARPHRRNHAPHSCAACKRCWRRCRRKCSRARLRASSRTRSEALAGALLHLGPAYGPSPVQSRNPRLPSAESRSSSR